The Betaproteobacteria bacterium genome contains the following window.
TGGGTCGACAAGGTCTATCGCGGAACTCGACTTCGCCAGTGTTTCGGCCAGAATCTTGAAGAAGCGCAAAGCTGGCTGATTCATCAGTTGGAGCAGTTGCGTCAATCTCATCTGTTCGGCTTACGTGCCAAGCGGACCTTTGACGACGCGGCGGCGAAGTACCTGCTGGATCATCAGGACAAGGTGTCGATCGAGAGCGACATCTATCACCTTGAACGGTTGATGCCTTATATCGGGCAATGCACGCTCGATCAGATCCACGACGGTACGCTCGAAGCATTTGTGCGCGATCGGAAGGCGCGGAGACTGGCCAACAAGACCATCAATCTCGGGCTGACGCTGGTACGGCGGATGTTGAATCTGGCCGCCCGCAGCTGGCGCGACGAAAATGGTAAGACCTGGCTGGAAACGCCTCCGCTACTGACGCTCTTACCGCTTATCGGGCATCAGCGCGAACCTCGCCCTATCACCTGGGCCGAGCAACGCGAGTTGATACCCCGGCTACCGGATCACTTGGCCCGCATGGTGCTGTTCGATCTGAACACCGGCGTGCGCGACGAAGTGGTGTGTGGACTGAAATGGGAATGGGAAATTGCTGTTCCTGAACTCGGGATCTCCGTGTTCGAGATTCCGCGGGAGAGCGTGAAAGGCAGGAAGCGTAGTCGCG
Protein-coding sequences here:
- a CDS encoding tyrosine-type recombinase/integrase, whose protein sequence is MGRPQDGIYRDRQGNWWVDKVYRGTRLRQCFGQNLEEAQSWLIHQLEQLRQSHLFGLRAKRTFDDAAAKYLLDHQDKVSIESDIYHLERLMPYIGQCTLDQIHDGTLEAFVRDRKARRLANKTINLGLTLVRRMLNLAARSWRDENGKTWLETPPLLTLLPLIGHQREPRPITWAEQRELIPRLPDHLARMVLFDLNTGVRDEVVCGLKWEWEIAVPELGISVFEIPRESVKGRKRSRVLVCNSVAQSIVESVRGMHEEFVFVWTRGVKKVYVGGSMETMNNTAWQRARKEIGIPDLHIHDLRHTVGMRLREAEVREETIADILWHVRPGMTAHYSVAQVAELVDALNRITDERSRTNRSLAMIA